CGCTCTCGGCGCCCGACGCCGACGCGGTCTGCTGTCGGAGTTCGGACGTGCCGTCCCACGACGGATTATAGGGACCGAACGCGGCCGACGAGGTCGCGGCGGCGACGAGCAGCGCGACGACCACGGTGGCCGACAGCGCAGCGAGGAGCACGCGGGGCCAATCGAGCCCCCCGCCGTCGCGGAGCCACTCGCGGACGGTCATCGGCTCACCTCCGCTGGGACGTGAGAGCCCAACTCACTGTCGACCCGCGAGCCGTCGTCGACGATCGCTACCACGGCAACACCTCCGGCGGCAGGATCTCGAGGATACGGCGGACGACGACGGCCGCGAAGCCGACGAGGCCGAGCGCGATGAGCCACCGGAGGCGACGGCGCCAGTCGGGCGTGACCGCGAACGGCGCCGTCAGTTCGGTGACGATCAGCAGGCCGATCAGCGAGAGCACGAAAAACAGCTCGTAGGAGAACGATCCGAGTAGCGAAAGCACGAGCACGGCCGCGAGCATCCAGGCGAGCTGTCCCCGGATGAATCGCATGCGTCGATGTGTCGGCATCTAGTACCGGAGGCGACGCCGGCCACCGTAAACCCTCGGGGTTTCGCCGGCGGGTGGACGGGGCCGGTTCCGACGACGGCGATCGAGTCCCGACGGAACGCGAGCCGCGGCCCCCTTTGTGGCGAACTCGAGACCCTACCGGTCTCGCTCGACGCTCTCGCCGGGACGCGTCGTCGCGCCGGTCGTGAGTTTCAGTCCGGGCGAGAGACTCGAGTTGATGCCGGTCTTGACGCCGTCGCCGGCGACGACGCCGAACTTGCGCCGGCCCGTCGAGACGCGCTCGCCTTTCACGGTGAATTTAATATCCGCGTCGTCGTGGCGGAGGTTCGCGACGTTCGTCCCGGCGCCGAAGTTGACGTCGCGCCCGAGGACGCTGTCGCCGACGTACGAGAGGTGGCTGACCGACGTCCCGCGGGAGACGACGCTGTTCTTGACCTCGACGGCGTGGCCGACCGACGCGTCCTCGCCGATCAGCGTCGCGCCGCGGACGTAGGCGTTCGGTCCGACGGTCGCGCCCGAGCGGATCAGCGCCGGCCCTTCGACGACGACGCCCGGTTTCACCGTCGCCCCCTCCTCGACGACCACGTCGCCCTCGAGGTGGGCGTCGTCGCTGACCCGACCGTCGATCCGGCGGTCGAGGTCGGCGATCTTCCACTCGTTGGCCTCGAGGAGTTCCCAGGGGCGGCCGACGTCGAGCCACCGATCGAGCGTGACCGGCGTCACGTCGAACTCCTCGATCACGCTCGCCAGCACGTCGGTGATCTCGTGTTCGCCGCGCTCGCTTTCGGGGACCTCGAGCCACTCGCGGGCGCGTTCGGGGAAGGCGTAGGCGCCGGCGTTGGCGAGGTTCGTCGGCGGCTCCGAGGGCTTCTCGACGATGCCGGTGACCGAGTCGCCGTCGGTGCTGAGCACCCCGTAATTGCGCGGCTCGTCGACGGCGATCGCGCAGACGGCCGGACAGTGTTCGAAGAGTCGATCGACCGCGGCCGGATCGTAGAGGTTGTCGCCGTTCAGGACGGCGAAGGGACCGTCGATGTGTTCTCGAGCGGTGTTGACGGCGTGGGCCGTCCCGGCCTGTTCGGTCTGGACGGCGTAGGAGATCGGCACGTCGCGGTACTCGTCGCCGAAGTAGTCGCGGACGGTCTCGCCCTCGTAGCCGATCACGAGGACGATCTCGTCGGCGCCGGCGTCGATCGCCGCGTCGATCGTGTGGGCCACGAGCGGTCGGTCGGCCACCGGCAGCATCGGTTTCGGGATCGAATCCGAGAGCGGTCGAATGCGCGTGCCCTGTCCCGCTGCGAGAACGACTGCTTTCATACGTGCGGACGATTCCATGACCTCTCGGATAAGCAGTTCGCTACCTCGCAGGGAGATCCAGTTCGGCCGCTGACAGCAGGGCGTCGTCGACCCCTACTCGGACCGAGCCGCGGCGCGATCCTCGACGGTAAATCGCTTCACCGGCACCAGGACGATCACGAACGCGACCGCGGTGAGACCCATCGAGGCCAGCCTCGAACCCCACCGACTCGGGTCCGGAGATCCGGTCCGGTATATCAGGACGGCCTCGAGCGTCGCAGCGACGAGAACGCCGCTGACGATATCGCGCCGGTCGAGGGGGAGTCGCTCGAGTATCGAGCCCATAATACCGCTCGAACGCCCCAAGTAATAAAATGAGTCGGAATCGGTGCGCTCGCCGCGTGCTCAGTCCTCGGAGGTCGTGATGTCGGCGGACAGCCCCTGAGCCATCTCGATGTCCGTCGAGTTGTTCATCGTCCAGGCGGTGCGCTCGGTGACGGCCTCGATGGCCTCGCGCGCGCTCGGGTAGCCGTTACCGGACTTCTTGACGCCGCCGAAGGGCAACTGCACCTCCGCGCCGATACACGGGAGGTTCGCGTAGGCGAGGCCGAGGTCCGCTCGGTCGCGGAAGGCGTTGAGCTGGCGGTAGTCCTCGGAGATGACCGCCCCGGCCAGCCCGTAGGGGGTGTCGTTGTGGATCTCGAGGGCCCGATCGACGTCGCCGTCGTACTCGATGAGCGCGACGTGGGGGCCGAAACACTCCTCCTGCAGACAGCGCAGTTCGTCGTCGGAATCGTAGTCGACTTCGTAGACGAACGGCCCGACCCAGTTGCCGTCCTCGTGGCCGTCGGGGATCTCGTCGTCGTCGAGTTCGAAGCGATCGACGAGCACGTCGGCGCCCTCCTCCCGGGCCAGGTCGTTGTGCTGGCGGATCTTCTCGACGTGGTCGGGCTCGATCGCCGGCCCCATGAACGTGTCCTCCTCGAGGGGGTCGCCGACCGCGATCTTCTCCGCGACGTCGACGAACTGCGCCTTGAACTCGTCGTAGATGTCCGAGTGAACGATCAGGCGCTCGCTCGAGACGCAGCGCTGCCCGGTTGTCTTGAACGAACTCATCACGGCCGAGTGGACGGCGATGTCCAGGTCCGCTTCGTCGGTGATGACGATCCCGTTCTTGCCGCCCATCTCGCAGGCGGCGAGCTTGCCGGGCTCGTTGCCGACCTTGCCGGCGATCTCGTGGCCGACCTCCGCCGAACCGGTAAAGAGGACCGTGTCGACGCGGCCGTCGTCGGTGATCGCCGCGCCGGCGTCGCCGTAGCCCTGGACCATGTTGAAGACGCCGTCGGGAATCCCGGAATCGTCCATCATCTCCGCGATGATCTGGCCGCACCACGGCGTCTGCTCGGCGGGCTTCCAGACGACGGTGTTGCCCTCGACCAAGGCGATGGCCATGTGCCAGAAGGGGATGGCGACCGGGA
This portion of the Haloterrigena gelatinilytica genome encodes:
- the glmU gene encoding bifunctional sugar-1-phosphate nucleotidylyltransferase/acetyltransferase, with translation MKAVVLAAGQGTRIRPLSDSIPKPMLPVADRPLVAHTIDAAIDAGADEIVLVIGYEGETVRDYFGDEYRDVPISYAVQTEQAGTAHAVNTAREHIDGPFAVLNGDNLYDPAAVDRLFEHCPAVCAIAVDEPRNYGVLSTDGDSVTGIVEKPSEPPTNLANAGAYAFPERAREWLEVPESERGEHEITDVLASVIEEFDVTPVTLDRWLDVGRPWELLEANEWKIADLDRRIDGRVSDDAHLEGDVVVEEGATVKPGVVVEGPALIRSGATVGPNAYVRGATLIGEDASVGHAVEVKNSVVSRGTSVSHLSYVGDSVLGRDVNFGAGTNVANLRHDDADIKFTVKGERVSTGRRKFGVVAGDGVKTGINSSLSPGLKLTTGATTRPGESVERDR
- a CDS encoding aldehyde dehydrogenase family protein encodes the protein MSQQATEQVHGHYIGGEWTDGADETFESRNPATGETLATFQRGTEDDVDAALEAAEDAFEEWRELSYIDRAEYLWDIYHELRDRHEELGEIVTKECGKEISEGKADVTEAWHMVEWAAGNARHPHGDVVPSEIGSKDAYMRRKPRGVVGCITPWNFPVAIPFWHMAIALVEGNTVVWKPAEQTPWCGQIIAEMMDDSGIPDGVFNMVQGYGDAGAAITDDGRVDTVLFTGSAEVGHEIAGKVGNEPGKLAACEMGGKNGIVITDEADLDIAVHSAVMSSFKTTGQRCVSSERLIVHSDIYDEFKAQFVDVAEKIAVGDPLEEDTFMGPAIEPDHVEKIRQHNDLAREEGADVLVDRFELDDDEIPDGHEDGNWVGPFVYEVDYDSDDELRCLQEECFGPHVALIEYDGDVDRALEIHNDTPYGLAGAVISEDYRQLNAFRDRADLGLAYANLPCIGAEVQLPFGGVKKSGNGYPSAREAIEAVTERTAWTMNNSTDIEMAQGLSADITTSED